One genomic segment of Syngnathus acus chromosome 1, fSynAcu1.2, whole genome shotgun sequence includes these proteins:
- the LOC119119483 gene encoding gastrin/cholecystokinin-like peptide, translating into MSGNRMVAFALVFVLLACTAAAAATGSKTVERFQAGREEAKSAAGRQEPLPPRTVRRAHLSEEERVIMAKQIMQAISEMVSSDCMMDRDYQGWVDFGRRDAE; encoded by the exons ATGTCAGGGAACAGGATGGTAGCGTTTGCGttggtgtttgttttgctcgcatgtactgctgctgctgctgcaactGGGAGCAAAACAGTTGAGCGGTTCCAAGCTGGGAGGGAGGAAGCAAAAAGCGCTGCAGGCAGACAGGAGCCTCTGCCGCCACGCACGGTTAGACGGGCACACCTTTCCGAGGAAGAGCGTGTCATTATGGCCAAACAAATCATGCAAGCAATCTCAG AGATGGTGAGCTCCGACTGCATGATGGACCGTGACTATCAGGGCTGGGTGGATTTTGGACGGCGGGACGCTGAATGA